A genome region from Marinobacter panjinensis includes the following:
- a CDS encoding aminodeoxychorismate/anthranilate synthase component II produces MLLMIDNYDSFTYNVVQYLAELGADVHVYRNDEITVEEIEALKPERLVISPGPCTPNEAGISMAAIRHFAGKLPILGVCLGHQAIGQVYGGKVIRAGRVMHGKVSPVYHNDQGVFRGLSNPLQATRYHSLVIDKESLPDCLEVTAWTRNEDGSVEEIMGVRHKTLPIEGVQFHPESIMTEQGHELLRNFLKTK; encoded by the coding sequence ATGTTGCTGATGATCGATAACTACGATTCCTTCACCTACAACGTGGTGCAGTACCTCGCGGAGCTGGGTGCAGATGTTCATGTGTACCGCAATGACGAAATTACGGTAGAGGAAATCGAGGCCCTGAAGCCGGAGCGCCTGGTGATCTCCCCGGGGCCCTGCACGCCCAACGAGGCGGGCATTTCCATGGCCGCCATCCGCCACTTTGCCGGCAAGCTGCCGATCCTGGGCGTGTGCCTGGGCCACCAGGCCATCGGGCAGGTGTATGGCGGCAAGGTGATCCGCGCCGGGCGGGTGATGCACGGCAAGGTGTCACCGGTGTATCACAACGACCAGGGCGTGTTCCGTGGCCTGAGCAATCCATTGCAGGCAACTCGCTATCACAGCCTGGTGATCGACAAGGAAAGCTTGCCGGATTGCCTGGAAGTGACTGCCTGGACTCGCAATGAGGATGGCTCCGTGGAAGAAATCATGGGCGTTCGACACAAGACTTTGCCCATTGAGGGGGTTCAATTCCACCCTGAGTCTATTATGACTGAGCAAGGGCACGAGCTACTGCGCAACTTTCTGAAGACAAAATAA
- the trpD gene encoding anthranilate phosphoribosyltransferase — translation MDMKEALNRIASNLDLSTEEMKDVMRIVMKGEATDAQIGAFLMGLRLKSETIDEITGATEVMRELATRVTVNAEPLVDIVGTGGDGANLFNVSTAASFVVAAAGGFVAKHGNRAVSSKSGSADLLENLGINLQMKPEEVARCVEEIGVGFMFAPAHHGAMKHAIGPRKELGCRTIFNILGPMTNPASVKRQLIGVFTKELCRPMAEVLQRLGAEHIMVVHSKDGLDEISLASSTYVAELKNGEVTEYEITPEDLGIKSQALVGLTVDTAEDSLKLIRAAFGRGHDETAEKARDLIALNSGAAIYVAGLARTPREGVEMALDAMGSGLAAGKMSELADFSQCF, via the coding sequence ATGGACATGAAAGAAGCACTCAACCGCATTGCCTCGAATCTGGACCTGTCCACCGAGGAAATGAAGGACGTTATGCGCATCGTCATGAAAGGCGAAGCCACCGATGCGCAGATCGGGGCTTTTCTGATGGGCCTGCGCCTGAAAAGTGAAACCATCGACGAAATTACCGGTGCCACCGAAGTCATGCGTGAGTTGGCAACCAGAGTGACCGTCAACGCCGAGCCGCTGGTGGATATCGTGGGCACCGGTGGTGACGGAGCTAACCTGTTCAACGTTTCCACTGCCGCTTCTTTTGTGGTGGCTGCCGCTGGCGGGTTTGTGGCCAAGCATGGTAATCGTGCGGTCTCTTCCAAGAGCGGCAGCGCGGATCTGCTGGAAAATCTCGGGATCAACCTGCAGATGAAACCCGAAGAAGTCGCACGCTGTGTGGAAGAGATTGGCGTCGGCTTCATGTTCGCCCCGGCTCACCACGGCGCCATGAAACACGCCATTGGCCCGCGCAAGGAGCTGGGTTGCCGTACCATTTTCAATATCCTCGGCCCCATGACCAACCCGGCCAGCGTCAAGCGCCAGTTGATCGGTGTGTTCACGAAAGAGCTGTGCCGCCCCATGGCAGAGGTTCTGCAACGATTGGGCGCCGAACACATCATGGTTGTGCACTCGAAAGACGGGCTGGACGAAATCAGCCTGGCCAGTTCCACGTACGTTGCGGAGCTTAAAAACGGCGAGGTCACGGAGTACGAAATCACCCCGGAAGATCTTGGCATCAAGAGCCAGGCTCTTGTCGGACTGACCGTGGATACGGCCGAGGATTCACTGAAACTGATCCGGGCCGCCTTCGGCCGTGGTCACGATGAAACGGCCGAAAAAGCCCGCGACCTGATTGCCCTGAACTCTGGCGCAGCCATCTACGTTGCCGGGTTGGCCAGAACTCCCCGGGAAGGCGTGGAGATGGCCCTGGATGCCATGGGCTCCGGCCTGGCCGCCGGCAAGATGTCTGAGCTGGCTGACTTTTCCCAGTGTTTCTGA
- the trpC gene encoding indole-3-glycerol phosphate synthase TrpC: MTDRHLDKTPTILRKIVDRKWEEIGERKPKVSIADLKAMAGDQPPARGFADALRTRINARTPAVIAEIKKASPSKGILRDPFVPEAIAESYEKGGAACLSVLTDKDFFQGHEDYLKAARAACSLPVIRKDFMVAPYQVYESRAIGADCILLIAACLTRDQMQELEGIAHEIGLDVLVEVHDGEEMDDALTLKTPLVGINNRNLHTFDVSLDTTFDLHQRISTDRLTITESGIMTRDDVETMTSRGIYGFLVGESFMRAEEPGDKLQELFF, from the coding sequence ATGACTGACAGACATTTGGATAAGACTCCCACCATTCTGCGGAAAATCGTTGACCGGAAATGGGAGGAGATTGGTGAGCGGAAACCGAAAGTTTCCATTGCAGATCTGAAAGCCATGGCGGGCGACCAACCGCCTGCACGTGGTTTCGCTGACGCTCTGCGGACACGAATTAACGCAAGAACTCCCGCTGTGATTGCCGAGATTAAAAAGGCCTCCCCCAGCAAAGGCATTCTCCGCGATCCCTTTGTGCCTGAAGCTATCGCCGAAAGCTACGAAAAGGGCGGCGCGGCCTGCCTGTCCGTGCTCACTGACAAAGATTTCTTTCAGGGCCACGAAGACTACCTGAAAGCTGCCCGTGCCGCCTGCAGCCTGCCAGTGATCCGCAAGGACTTCATGGTAGCGCCGTATCAGGTCTATGAGAGCCGGGCTATTGGTGCGGATTGCATCCTGTTGATCGCCGCCTGCCTGACCAGAGATCAGATGCAGGAACTGGAAGGCATCGCCCACGAAATCGGGCTGGATGTGCTGGTGGAGGTTCACGACGGCGAGGAGATGGACGATGCCCTCACGCTGAAAACTCCGCTGGTGGGCATCAACAACCGCAACCTGCACACCTTCGACGTCTCTCTGGATACCACATTCGACCTGCACCAACGGATTTCCACAGATCGCCTGACGATCACAGAAAGTGGCATCATGACCCGTGACGATGTCGAGACCATGACCAGTCGCGGCATCTATGGCTTCCTGGTAGGCGAGTCCTTTATGCGGGCTGAGGAACCTGGCGACAAACTGCAAGAGCTGTTTTTTTAA
- a CDS encoding DUF4202 domain-containing protein yields MTQLPPLQCALEAIDQANQADPNQEQVGKDLLPKEYAYSLHMTRWLYDLEPEPSERMQIACRAQHIERWTMPRGDFPEGRKAYYEWRQACGRMHGRRAAEIMLACGYPKAECARVETILTKRELRKDEDTQLLEDVACMVFLERYFADFYEQNADYDREKWLRIVRRTWSKMSARGHEAALKLAEGMPAHLLALLQEALAESGK; encoded by the coding sequence ATGACACAGCTCCCGCCATTACAGTGCGCCCTGGAGGCAATCGACCAGGCCAACCAGGCAGACCCTAACCAGGAGCAGGTTGGTAAGGATCTGCTCCCGAAAGAGTACGCCTACAGCCTGCATATGACCCGGTGGCTGTACGATCTTGAGCCTGAGCCGTCAGAACGGATGCAGATTGCGTGCCGGGCCCAGCATATCGAGCGCTGGACCATGCCTCGCGGTGACTTCCCGGAAGGGCGCAAGGCCTATTACGAATGGCGCCAAGCCTGTGGCAGGATGCATGGTCGGCGGGCAGCGGAGATCATGCTGGCGTGCGGGTACCCGAAAGCGGAGTGCGCGCGGGTTGAAACCATTCTGACCAAGCGGGAGTTGCGCAAGGACGAGGACACCCAGTTGCTGGAAGACGTGGCCTGTATGGTATTCCTGGAGCGTTACTTTGCGGATTTCTACGAACAGAATGCCGATTATGACCGGGAAAAATGGCTACGCATTGTCCGCAGAACCTGGAGCAAGATGTCCGCGCGGGGGCATGAGGCTGCGCTGAAGCTGGCCGAAGGGATGCCAGCGCATTTGTTGGCGCTGTTGCAGGAGGCTTTGGCTGAATCTGGTAAGTGA
- a CDS encoding GGDEF domain-containing protein, with protein sequence MKLSGPAIPEKWQPAYEAHLQALESKVAVVAAWLLLITVFIYQFSHPLRNVHSSELLGIEFLLRLPVILTSSMTLVGHYLGGFRWPSRYFLRLMGLSVMAMILSMLLLYLKTGTSGLYQISNGLVISFFGVSVLAVRGIKEWALLFLLPLGLFAGAAASLGIAFTDILPLFFDPLMMMLIGIIVMEALRRVLTSEFEARQTLGEMAATDQLTGLLNRRAIWPLLNHELQHAQRAGTPFSLILGDLDLFKKVNDVFGHDAGDLVLQETARRLEGALRRQDALCRWGGEELLILLPDTDSAGAQEAAEKLRASMADSTIAAGDNRIHQTISLGVASFQNGDDIDAVVSRADEALYRAKHKGRNRVEIAGSADAMPAVSD encoded by the coding sequence ATGAAACTTTCAGGGCCAGCGATCCCGGAGAAGTGGCAACCTGCCTACGAAGCTCACCTGCAGGCCCTGGAAAGCAAAGTTGCCGTGGTGGCCGCCTGGCTGCTGCTGATTACCGTGTTCATTTACCAGTTTTCCCATCCTCTGCGTAACGTCCACAGCTCAGAATTACTGGGTATTGAGTTTCTGCTCCGATTACCCGTCATTCTGACATCATCGATGACTCTGGTCGGGCATTATCTGGGTGGCTTCCGTTGGCCCAGTCGGTATTTTCTAAGGTTGATGGGGCTGTCCGTTATGGCAATGATTCTGTCCATGCTACTGCTTTATCTGAAAACCGGTACCTCAGGGCTTTATCAGATCAGCAATGGCCTGGTGATCAGTTTCTTTGGTGTGTCAGTACTGGCCGTAAGGGGCATCAAAGAATGGGCGTTGCTGTTCCTGCTTCCCCTGGGGCTGTTTGCCGGTGCAGCCGCATCTCTGGGCATCGCCTTCACGGATATCCTGCCACTGTTTTTCGACCCTCTGATGATGATGCTCATCGGCATAATAGTGATGGAAGCCCTGCGAAGAGTGCTTACCAGTGAATTCGAAGCCCGCCAGACGCTCGGGGAAATGGCCGCAACGGACCAGTTAACCGGGCTACTGAACCGGCGGGCGATATGGCCACTGCTGAATCATGAGCTGCAACATGCACAGAGGGCCGGCACACCGTTCAGTCTGATCCTCGGTGACCTCGACCTGTTCAAAAAGGTGAATGATGTCTTTGGGCATGATGCCGGAGACCTGGTGCTCCAGGAGACCGCAAGACGACTTGAAGGTGCGCTAAGGCGGCAGGACGCACTCTGCCGCTGGGGCGGAGAGGAACTGCTGATATTGTTGCCGGACACCGACAGCGCTGGCGCCCAGGAAGCTGCGGAAAAGCTCCGGGCCTCCATGGCGGATTCAACCATTGCAGCAGGCGACAACCGTATTCATCAGACCATCAGCCTGGGTGTCGCCAGCTTTCAGAATGGCGATGACATCGACGCCGTTGTCAGCCGGGCTGATGAAGCCCTTTACCGTGCCAAGCACAAAGGGCGAAACCGGGTCGAAATCGCCGGATCGGCTGATGCAATGCCTGCTGTCAGTGATTAA
- a CDS encoding glutathione S-transferase family protein codes for MKILETKTAPNPRRVRMFMSEKGLLDKAEFVEIDLLKGENLTPEYAARNPMKKVPVLELDDGTCISETMAICRYFEESYPDTPSLLGDTPLEKALVEQWLRWIEFSLSMPTGMCFQHTTGYFKDRMNPIKEWGEECRTSVEKFLHFLDKQLDGREYICCDRFTAADINAFTSVAFARVVDIRIKPEQTNLQAWYDRIKQRPSAQV; via the coding sequence ATGAAAATTCTTGAGACCAAAACCGCCCCGAACCCGCGCAGGGTACGTATGTTCATGTCTGAAAAGGGATTGTTGGACAAGGCGGAGTTCGTTGAGATCGATCTCCTGAAAGGCGAGAACCTGACACCGGAGTACGCGGCCAGGAACCCGATGAAGAAAGTACCGGTATTGGAGCTGGATGACGGTACCTGTATCTCCGAAACCATGGCCATCTGCCGTTACTTTGAGGAAAGTTACCCGGACACGCCGAGCCTGCTGGGTGATACGCCATTGGAAAAAGCGTTGGTGGAACAGTGGCTGCGCTGGATCGAGTTCTCCCTCTCCATGCCTACGGGTATGTGTTTCCAGCACACCACCGGTTATTTCAAGGACCGGATGAACCCAATCAAGGAATGGGGTGAGGAGTGCCGAACCAGTGTGGAAAAGTTCCTGCACTTCCTTGATAAGCAGCTGGACGGAAGGGAATACATCTGCTGTGACCGTTTTACGGCCGCCGACATCAATGCCTTTACGTCAGTGGCATTTGCCCGCGTGGTAGATATCCGCATCAAGCCTGAGCAGACCAATCTCCAGGCCTGGTACGATCGCATCAAGCAGCGCCCTTCCGCCCAGGTTTAA
- a CDS encoding alpha/beta fold hydrolase, giving the protein MHWILLRGLTREQSHWGAFPRLLADAFPGQQFHLVDLPGTGVHFNDPCPESIAAIREKVRHSVEHIPGPYSLLALSMGGMVALDWAQHVPAGEIQNLVLINTSSGFSRPWHRMRPGAWPRIARLLCRRELFDREADILRLSCNRPVGLDTMKHWYSIQRQRPVNFRTAWAQLKAAARFRLQPERPLPDALLLASKGDRVVHWKCSEALEQRWQWTLKVHPTAGHDLPLDDPEWIIRQMKSWLPR; this is encoded by the coding sequence ATGCACTGGATTCTGTTGCGTGGACTCACCCGGGAGCAGTCACACTGGGGAGCGTTTCCACGGCTGCTTGCAGATGCTTTTCCGGGACAGCAGTTTCATCTGGTGGACCTTCCCGGTACTGGCGTGCACTTCAATGACCCCTGTCCGGAGAGCATAGCGGCCATTCGTGAGAAAGTCCGACACAGTGTCGAACATATTCCTGGCCCCTACAGCTTGCTGGCACTTTCCATGGGCGGAATGGTCGCGCTGGACTGGGCCCAGCATGTACCTGCGGGAGAAATCCAGAACCTGGTATTGATCAACACCAGCTCCGGGTTCAGCAGGCCCTGGCACAGGATGAGGCCGGGGGCATGGCCCCGCATTGCGCGTTTGCTGTGCCGGCGTGAACTGTTTGATCGCGAGGCGGATATCCTGCGGCTGAGCTGCAACCGGCCAGTCGGCCTGGACACCATGAAGCACTGGTACAGCATACAACGCCAGCGCCCGGTCAATTTCCGCACTGCCTGGGCCCAACTGAAAGCCGCCGCCCGGTTCAGGCTGCAACCGGAACGGCCCCTGCCAGACGCTTTGTTACTGGCCAGCAAGGGCGATCGCGTTGTTCACTGGAAATGCAGTGAAGCGCTCGAGCAGCGCTGGCAGTGGACCCTGAAAGTGCATCCCACAGCCGGCCACGACCTTCCGCTGGATGACCCGGAGTGGATTATCCGCCAGATGAAAAGCTGGTTGCCGCGATAA